The genomic region CAAGGAGCCCGATATCAAGTTCGTGCCAACGCCTGAGGCGATCCGCGACAAGTACCAGTATTTCACCGAAGCCAATATGACCAAGCTGCGCGAAGCGGGCTATGGCAAGGAAATGACATCGCTTGAAGAAGGCGTGCGGTCCTATGTGCAGGATTATCTTGCGACCGAGGATCCGTTCCGCTGAGTGTCGCCTGCATGGTTTGGAGTGGGTTTGCCATGATGCTGCCCAACTCCTTTGCGACCTCAGAGCAAACACCTCGCCGATAAACACCCAACCTGCTGATCCGGAGTATTCCAGATGCTGAGTCTTGCCTTTCCGGCGATAGACCCGATTGCGATTTCCATCGGCCCGATTGCCATTCGCTGGTATGCGCTGGCTTATATTGCCGGTCTGCTGCTGGGCTGGAAATATGTGGTCTATTACTGCACCAAAACGCCCAACATCATGAGCAAACGCGATGTTGATGACTTGCTGTTCTGGGCAACGCTGGGCGTGATCCTTGGCGGGCGGTTGGGCTATATCCTGTTTTACAATCTGGATTATTATCTGGATAACCCGGCCAATATCCTCAAGGTCTGGCAGGGCGGTATGGCGTTCCATGGCGGGTTCATGGGGGTGATTGTTGCGATCATTCTGTTTGCCAGAAAGCGCAATATTTCGATCCTTGCCGTGCTGGACGCCGCAGCCGTGGCCACCCCGATTGGGCTGTTCTTTGGCCGGATTGCCAACTTCATCAATGGCGAATTGTATGGCCGCACCACCGATGTTGCGTGGGGCTTTGTATTCCCCAATGGCGGTCCGGAGCCGCGCCATCCAAGCCAGCTTTATGAAGCAGCGCTTGAAGGCCTGATCCTGTTTGTTGTGCTGTTTATCCTGTCGCGCAAGGCGTTCGTGCGCCATCGTCCGGGGATCCTTGGCGGGACGTTTGTTGCGGGTTACGGCATTTCGCGGATCATCGTCGAATTCTTCCGCCAGCCTGATGCGCAACTTGGTTACCTTGCCGGGGGCATTACCATGGGGCAGGTTCTGTCGATCCCGATGGTGCTGGCCGGGATTGGCTGCATTGTCTATGCGTTGAAATCCAAACCGATTGAAACCCGCATTCACCCCAAAGAAGCCGAAAACGCGTAATTATGAGTTCTGCGACCGACAGCCCGCTTTTGGCCCATATCAAACGCCGGATCAATGTATCGGGACCGATCACCATTGCCGATTTCATGACCGAGGCACTGGCCCATCCTGAGCACGGCTATTACCGCAAGCAGGACCCGTTCGGGCGTGCCGGTGACTTCATCACCGCACCAGAAGTCAGCCAGATGTTTGGCGAGTTGATCGGCCTTTGGGCGGCGGTCACCTGGCAACAGATGGGCAGCCCGCCGAAAATCGATCTGATCGAATTGGGGCCGGGACGGGGAACATTGATGTCAGACGCGCTGCGTGCGGTGCGCAATGTGCCGGGCATTGGCGATGCATTGACCGTTCGTTTTGTTGAAACCAGCCCGGTTTTGCGCACCCATCAACAAACATCGATCATGGCGTACGGCATTCCCGCCACTTGGCATGAAACGTTTGATGACATTCCGACCCGCGCCAACGTCCCGGCGATTGTGATCGGCAATGAGTTCTTTGACGCGCTGCCAATCCGGCAATTCGAGCGCGGCGAGAAAGGCTGGGCCGAACGTTTGGTCGGGCTTGATGCCAAAACCGGCGAACTTGGTTTTGTCCGAGGTGCTGAAACGCCGATCACGGATGCGCTGATTCCGGTCACCATGCGCGGGGCTGCGAAGAAGGGTGATATCTTTGAAAGCTGTGCCCCGGCAATTGCCATTGCCGATCAAATTGCACGGCGCCTGAATGAAACGGGTGGCGGGGCCCTGTTTATTGATTATGGTCACCCGGGCAGTGCGTTTGGCGATACGTTCCAGGCGCTCAAGGGCCATGAATATCACCCGGTTCTGAGCGATCCGGGCGATGCCGATTTGACGGCGCATGTTGATTTTGCCGCCATCGGGCGGGCAATGAACGAGGCGGGTGCGCGCACCGGTGCAGTCCTGACCCAAGGGACGTTTTTACGGATGCTTGGCATCGAACAGCGGGCCGAGCATTTGAAAACCAGTGCCGATGATACCCAGAAAACCGCGATTGATCAGGCGTTGTCGCGGTTGATCGATGCCGATCAGATGGGAACGCTTTTTAAAGTTCTGATCGCGTATGGTCGCGATACCACCCCGCCGCCTTGCGTCAGTGGCGTGGCGGGCTAAATTGATTGCGACCGGAACGGTTTTGGGAACGGAGCAGGCCAGCATGACACATCCGATCAGCCAGGTTACCAACGGGATCGAACGCAGCACCAACGGGCTGACCTGGTTTGAAGCCGGGAACCTGTCGGACAAGGACGGCCTGCGCCACGGGTTCTTAAGCCGCAAAGGCGGGGTCAGTGATGGTATCCATGGCGGGCTTAATGTCGGTTTCGGATCAGATGATGACAAAGACCGCGTGGCTGAAAATCGCGCCCGTGCGGCATCCGCGTTTGATACCAGCCCTGATCGACTGACCACGGTGTATCAGGTGCATGGCATTGATGTGGCCGTTCTGGACAAGCCGCTGTCGCGTGACGAAGCGCCCAAGGCCGATGCCATGGTCACAGATCGCCCGAACATCATGCTGGGTATTCTGACGGCTGATTGCACGCCGGTTCTGTTTCATGATCCGGTGGCCGGTGTGATCGGGGCCTGTCATTCCGGCTGGCGCGGATCGCATGGCGGTGTATCGGCCAGCACGGTCGATGCAATGGAAAAACTGGGGGCCAAACGCGAAAACATTCATGCGGCTGTTGGGCCCTGCATTGCGCGCAAATCCTATGAAGTTGATGGTACTTTCCGCGATACCATCCTTGCCGGACCGGAAGGCCAGGAAGACCTGTTTGATCCGTCGTCGTGCGACGGGCATTTCATGTTTGATCTGCCGGAATATGTCCGCCGCCGCACGATTGCCACCGGGGTTGCCTCGGTCGAGCTTGTGGCGCGCGATACACTGGCCGAAGAAGATCTTTTTTACAGTTATCGCCGCACGACGCTTCGCAAGGAGCCCGATTACGGTCGGCAGCTTTCGGCGATCATGTTGACAGAGGCGTAGGGTCCAAACTCATTCAAATGATCGATCCGGCAACGGATATGAGAGAAAAAGCAAGGAAAAGCCCGCAGATTGGGGTGACCCCCAATCAAGGAATTTGACGCAGAGGCTTTCTCTCATATCCGTTGTCCTTAGGATCACCCGGATTTGTACGGGCTACTTTGTCGCAAAACCTTGAAAGATGCATATCTTCCTGCGATTTTGCTTCGCATATCCGCACAAATCCGGGAGACCGGAACGGTCATTTGAATTAGTTTGGACCCTAGGGTGCTTATGCAGACCCCAGGGGATATGCCATGCCACATCTGATAATGCTTTTTTTCTTTATGATCATCGCGACCATGGTTGGTTGCGTCATCATGTGATGGCGTAAATCCCGTTTTAGAAGTGCCCCTATGAAGTCTTTCCTGCGTTCTGTTGTTTTGGTTATTGGTCTGGCTGGATTGCTTGCGGCCTGTGGCGATTTGCCGCGCCCGTTCGAGGGGGCAGGTCGGGCCGGGGATCCGGCATTGCTTGAACTGCGTGATACCGGCACCGTGCGCGTGGAAAATACCGAAGACCTGCCCGAAGGCGCATCGGCCCATCTGGCGCGTGCGATGGCGCGTGCCCTTCGTCTGCGTGATATTCCGGCCTATAGCGAATCTGATACGGGCGGGGATTACATCCTGCGCCCGAATGTTCAGGCCAGCCTCAGTGATACCGGTGCCGATCTTGATATCACCTGGGTTCTGATGCGCCCGGACGGGCTTGCGATTGATACCACCCGGTCGACCGGCGAACTGGCCGCCGATCAGTGGTTTGCCGATCAACCCACCGGGCCCGAGGAAAGCAACCTCGCCATCCCGAAGGAGCTGGTTGATAAAGTCCGCGAACTTGAAGGCAAGGCCGAGGACCCGGTGGCGAAAACCTATGAAGGGCTGGTCGCGCAACCCGCCGATCAGATTGCCTTCATGATTACCGGCGATCGGTCTTCGTTGCGGGCAGCGCCGCTTATGAAGGTCGCCCTGATTGATTTTGCCGGTGCGCCGGGCGATGGCAATACAGCCCTTGCACGGTCGGCCGGGGCATTGTTGAAGGCGCGCGGGATCACGGTCGATAACCGCGAGATGGATGAAAACAGTGTCATCCTGTCTGCCACCATTGATGTCAGCCCGGTTACGGAAGAAACCACCACCCCGCTTGATCGTGTATCGATTGAATGGATCATCATGGAAGTCGATGGCACGGAACTGGGCCAGATGAACCAGAACAATGTCGTGCCGCGCGGCCAGCTTGATGAAAGATGGGGGGCGGTGGCGTCCCTTGCCGCCCAGGCGGCGGTTGAAACCCTTGAAGGTGTTCTGGGACAGATCGCAACCAGCAAGAAACTTCAACTGCGTCCCGATAACAGGACAGCTTTGGCGCGCTGATTGCCGTTGTGATCGGTGATGCCAGAGGCCGATGGGGCGGACATGCATGACTGCCTTGTCGTTATTCGGCATTGGGCCCATTTACAGACTGTTAACGGCTGGTTATAAAGCCGCCGCGATCTGCCGGCATGCAGAAGTGTCAGGATTTGGTCTTTGAGTGTCGTGAAGGCGTCGTTGATTGGTCGGGAAATTCCCAGTTTCCGGGCTGTTGGGCGGCAAGGGCAACAAAAGGCTAGGGACGGCTATCTGTTCGGGTCGGAGTCGCAAAAGATTTAGTTATTCGCTTTCCCGGCACCCATTAACCGAGGCCCCGATATGAAGATCCTCGCTGGTAACAGTAACCGCCCGTTGGCTGAGGCAATTGCTGACCATCTTAATCTGCCGCTTACCCGTGCAGATGTTAAGCGTTTCTCTGATGAGGAAATCTGGTGCGAAATACAAGAAAACGTCCGCGGTGAGGACGTTTTTGTCATTCAGAGCACCTCTTATCCCGCAAACGACAACCTGATGGAACTGCTGGTGATGCTTGATGCGCTGCGCCGCGGTTCGGCACGTCGTATCACGGCTGTGATGCCGTATTTCGGCTATGCCCGTCAGGACCGTAAATCGGGCCCCCGTACCCCGATTTCGGCGAAACTGGTTGCCAACCTGATCACGGTTGCCGGTGCAGACCGCGTTCTGACCATGGATCTCCATGCCGGTCAGATTCAGGGCTTCTTTGATATTCCGCTTGATAACCTGTTTGCATCGCCGGTTCTGACCAGCGACATCCGCAACAAGTTTGACGGCCAGAAACTGGTCATCGTCAGCCCGGACGTTGGTGGTGTGGCCCGTGCGCGTTCGGTTGCAAAACGTCTGGATGCGGAACTGGCCATCATCGACAAACGTCGTCCGCAGGCCGGTGTTTCCGAAGTCATGAACGTTATTGGTGACGTCAAGGACGCGGCATGCATCCTGGTCGATGACATCGTTGATTCTGCGGGTACGCTTTGCAATGCGGCCGGTGCGCTTAAAGAACGTGGTGCATCGTCGGTTGCGGCCTATGTTTCGCATGGTGTTCTGTCGGGTCCGGCGGTTGAGCGTATTGCCAACTCCCCGATGACCGAAGTTGTGACCAGTGACTCGATCAAGGCATCCGATGCGGTGCGTGATTGTGGAAAAATCAGACAGCTTCCGATTGCACCGCTGATGGCAGAAGCCATCCGCCGCATTTCGGAAGAAAAATCTGTTTCCGTTCTTTTCGATTGAGGGTATAAGGCCCTCGCTGCGGTGGCACCCCTGGAGGCCACCGCACTTGTTTTCGCAGGCTTTCAGCGGTGATTCTCACCAACCTGCGGGGACAAACTACTTTTAGTTCAAGGAGATTTTCCGATGGCAAATTCTGTTATCACTGCGGAAATCCGTGAACGGGCCGGAAAGGGGGCCGCCCGTGCCGTGCGTCGTGCCGGTATGGTCCCTGGTGTTATCTATGGTGCAAAACAGGAAGCTGTTCTGTTCCAGGTTGACCCGCGTCCGCTTTGGAAACTTCTGCATGCGCCGGGCTTCTATTCCCACGTTCTGACCGTTCAGGTTGGCAAAGAGAAATACGAAGTTCTGCCGCGCGACGTTCAGTTCGACAAAGTATCTGACGAAATTCTGCACGTTGACTTCCTGCGCTTCTCCAAAGGCCAGACGATCAACGTTGAAGTTCCGGTTCGCTTCGTAAACGAAGAGAAATCCCCGGGCCTCAAAAAAGGCGGTGTTCTGAACATCGTTCGTCACGACGTCGAAGTTCTTTGCGCACCGTCTGCAATTCCGGAAGAACTGGTCTTTGACCTGACCGGTGTTGAAGTTGGTGACTCGATCCACATTTCGGCGATCAAACTGCCGAAAGGTGTCGAGCTTACGATTACCGATCGTGACTTCACGGTCGCAACCGTTGCTGCGCCGTCTGCTCTGCGTTCGGAAGAGAACGAATCTTCTGACGAAGAAGGCGAAGAAGAAGCAGCGACCGAAGAATAAGATCGAGGTCTTACGATGTTTCTGGTGGTTGGATTGGGAAACCCGGGATCGGGATATGCCGCCAATCGTCACAACATTGGCTTCATGGCGGCGGACGAACTCGTCCGCCGCTATTCTTTTGGTCCCTGGCGTAAGAAATTCCAGGGCCAGATTTCCGAAGGTGAATTGAACGGCCAAAAGGTTCTGGTTTTGAAACCGGAAACCTTCATGAACCTTTCGGGGCAAAGCGTTGGCGAAGTGCTGCGCTTTTACAAGATTCCGGTCGAAGACGTTATTGTCCTGCATGATGAGCTGGACCTGCCACCGGGCAAGCTGCGCGTCAAACGCGGCGGCGGCCATGGTGGCCATAACGGTTTGCGATCAATTGACGCCCATTGTGGCAAGGAATATCGCCGCGTTCGTTTGGGCATTGGTCATCCGGGGGAAAAATCCCGCGTGCATGGTCATGTTCTTGGGGATTTCTCCAAGGCCGAACAGGATGGCTGGCTGATGACGCTTCTGGATGCGGTGGCAGCGGAATTCGGGCGCCTGACCAAGGGCGATGATGGCGGCTTTATGAGCAAGGTTTCCGCCATTGTTTCACCGCCCAAGACAAAGGCGCCGAAAAAAGACAAACCGGCCGCCGACAAGCCCGGGGGCGATAAGGGCGAAAAGGGCGAGAAAGACAAAGATGCATCAACCGAGCCGCAGGCAGGTGAAGGCATCAATGATCTTTCAGGGGCGGCAAAGGTGCGGCTTGAACGCGCCGATACCCCGGTAAGTAATGCAGCCTCGGCCATGGCCGAAGCGCTTGCCAAGGCATTTGGCAAAAAGAAATAGTCTGGTTTGCGCATGTGCAAACCGATCCTGATAAACAGAAATTCAAGTGACGGAGCCCGGAAAGATGGGATTCAAATGCGGTATTGTCGGTCTGCCCAACGTTGGTAAATCGACCCTTTTTAACGCCCTGACCCAGACGGCAGCAGCCGAGGCAGCAAACTTCCCGTTCTGCACGATTGAGCCCAATACCGGTCGTGTCAGCGTCCCGGACGAGCGCCTTGACAAGATTGCGGCGATCGCAAATTCGGCCAACATCATTCCGACCCAGTTGGAATTTGTCGATATTGCTGGTCTGGTCCGTGGTGCATCGAAGGGCGAGGGCCTTGGCAACCAGTTCCTTGCGAACATTCGTGAAACCGATGCCATCGTTCACGTGCTGCGCTGTTTCGAAGATGACGACATCACCCATGTCGACAACTCGGTCGATCCGGTCCGTGATGCGGAAACCATCGAAACCGAGCTGATGCTGGCCGACATGGAAAGCCTGGAAAAACGTATTCCGGGTCTTCAGAAAAAGGCGCGTTCGAACGACAAGGACGCCAAGCTGGCGATGGATCTGATCGAGCGCGCGCTTGAAGTGCTGCGTGAAGGCAAGCCGGCCCGCGTGGTAGAAATTGACGGCGAAGACGAAGCCAAGGCGTTTCGTATGCTGCAGCTTCTGACCAGCAAGCCGATCCTTTATGTTTGCAACGTCGATGAAGACAGTGCGGCGGAAGGCAACGAACTTTCGGCCAAGGTTGCCGCCATGGCCGAGGCACAGGGTGCACGTTCGGTGGTGATTTCTGCTGCGATTGAGGCCGAAGTTGCCCTGCTTGACAGTGCTGAAGACAAGAAAGAGTTCCTTGAAGGCCTTGGTCTTTCGGAAACCGGCCTCGCGCGCATCATCCGCGAAGGCTACAAGCTGCTTAATCTTCTGACCTTCTTTACGGTCGGTCCGAAAGAGGCGCGCGCATGGACGGTGTTCAAGGGCGCGACCGCCCCGAATGCAGCCGGTGTCATTCACACCGATTTCGAGCGCGGCTTTATTAAGGCCGAAACCATCGCCTATGACGATTTCATCGAATTTAACGGTGAGGCGGGGGCGCGCGATGCCGGCAAGCTGCGTCAGGAAGGCAAGACCTATATCGTCAAGGACGGCGATATCTTCCACTTCAAATTCAACGTCTAAGCACCCGCTTTTTCGGAATTATTCCAAAGGCCACCGTAAATTGCGCGGTGGCCTTTTGTTTTGGTCGGGCTGTTTTGGTGACGCGGGGCTTGTCAAAACGGCGTGGTGCGGTCTACCTTCGCTATTGCAGCAATGAGGACCGCATGAACGATCTGAGCCCGAAAAACCGCATTCTACTTGTTTTCAACTCTGCCACCGGACAACCGGGGCGGTTGGGAACGGTGATGCGCCGCTACGGGTTTGAGTTCGATATTCGCCGTCCCGGTGAAGGCGATCAGCTTCCGACTGATCTTGGCAAATATCATCTGGTTGTCGTGTTTGGCGGCCCGATGAGTGCCAATGACGATCATCTGGATAATGTGCGTGCAATCATGAACTGGCTGCCGCATGTGGTGGCCAGTGATGCGATGTATCTGGGCATTTGCCTTGGCGCGCAGATGATGGCGCGCCATCTTGGCGCGGATGTTGTGCCCCATCCCGAAGGCATGACCGAAATCGGCTATTACCCGGTGCAGGCGACAGAAGCCGGCGAGCACCTGTTTCCTGATGAACTGATGGTTTATCACTGGCACAGTGAAGGGTTTGGCATTCCCGACGGGGCGGAACTGGTTGCGACCGGCCCGACATTCCCCCATCAGGCCTATCACATTGACGAGCGCATCTGGGGCATTCAGTTCCACCCCGAGGTGGATGACGAAGCCCATGAACGCTGGCTTTCGAATGCGGCCGACAAGACCGACCGTCCGAACGCCCAATGCCCCGATACCCAGCGGGCAGGGCGGGCGAAATATGATGCGGCCTTCGGGGCGTGGTTTGAGCGCTTTGCCGAGAAGGTTCTGGTCAAGAACCGCATGTCATGTGATGTCGGGCAGAGCCGTTAACGGCTATCCTCAGACGGCCAGCGTATCTGCGCGCGTTTGCGACAGCCAGTTTTCGATGGCTTGGGTGCTAAGGGCGAGCGCATCGGCATAACCGCCATGGAAGGCATCCCACGCAGCGCGATATTCATCGCGTACCCCGACCAGAACCGGAATTTCCAGATCCAGCGCGCGTGAAATCACATCACGAAGTCCGCGGCCCTCGGCCTCGCTTCGGCCAAAGCGGGCAATGATGAGGATGTCAGAACCGGCTTCGACATCGCGGGCAAGCTGCGCGGCCAAGGTTGACAGCGCATCGCCATCAAGCTTGCAGCCCTTGGCCATTTTGCCGCGGTTTTTCGTGATCGGCATTTCATCGCCACTGCGCAGATTGCGGACATGCACCAGTGTGCCACAATCGGCATCCTTGCGGCGCTTTTGAACGTAACCTGCAACCGACTTGCCGTTTGCCAACATGGTGTCGGCAATCCGGGCCAGAAGATCATCAATCGGGTCTTTGGGCTGAAAGGCAATACCGGCCAGCATGGATCAGAACCGATCAATCACGGTGACACCGGTCGAGGAGAAGCTGTCCATATTCATAAGTGCGGTTGCGCCTTCGGCAAGGGTGACGCGATCTGCAATCAGCTTTTGCGGGGCAAGCTTGCCAGACAGGATCATGTCGAGCATCGCGTCATAGCGAAATGCCTGCATACCGTGGCTGCCAAGAATTTCAAGTTCATGGGCAACAACGCGATCCATCGGGACCTTGGCATGGGCATGATCACCGGTCATCAGCCCGATCTGAATATGTTTGCCGCGTTTGCGTAGGGATGCGACCGAGTTAAAGCAGGTCACGGCACTTCCAAGTGCATCAACCGACACATGCGCACCACCCCGGGTGATGTCCTTGATCGCGGCCGGAATGTCGTCAATTGCGCGTGCATTGAGTGCTGCATTGGCACCGATTTCCTTGGCGAAGTCGAGCTTGGTATCATCAATATCGACCGCGATGACATAGGCACCGGCGGCCGCGGCAATCATGATCGCCGACAGACCAACACCACCCGCACCATGGACGGCGACGATTTGACCGGCGGATACCTTGCCCTGATCAATCACGCCGCGGAAGCTGGTGGCAAAGCGACAGCCGAGGCTGGCCGCGGTTGCGAAATCCATTTCATCGGGCAGGCGGACAAGGTTGGTATCGGCGTAATCAATCGCGACATATTCGGCAAAGCTGCCCCAGCCGGTAAAGCCCGGCTGGAATTGATGATCGCAGACCTGATGATTGCCACTATGGCATTCCGGGCAATGACCGCAGCCCGACACGAACGGGACGGTGACACGATCACCTTCCTGCCAGCGTTTGATGTCCTTGCCGACCGCAACGATGGTACCGGCAAATTCGTGGCCCGGCACATGGGGGACTTGCACATCGGAATCATGGCCCATCCAGCCATGCCAGTCACTGCGACACAGGCCGGTGGCCTCGACCTTGATGACCACACCGCCATTTTGCGGGGTCGGATCGGCGACATTCTGAACCTCGATCGGGCCCTGATAGTCGGTGAAGTAGGCTGCGCGCATGACGGTATCCTCCTAGGACGATATTTTTTCTTTGGCCTAAGTATCGTCCTTGTTGCGGTCCGGATGCAAGCGGACAACTTTCGGGACGCCGACCGATGGTTTGGATTTTGGTTTTGGTGACGATTTCGGTTGATAGCGGCCCCATGGGGATGCATCGCGCTCCTCGCCCTCTTTTCCCCAAGGCCCACGCTGATCACGGCGCATATTGGCACGTTTGGCGGCACGCTCTGCCTCATAGGCCGCCGCCCAGGGCGGGATGTTCGATGTGCTGCCACGCGTTTTACGACCCGGGCGATAGATGCCAAAGGCCGGTGCGGGAGAACCATCATGCCACAGCGGCACATTGCGATGCTTGAACAGCGGTATCAGGGCGACCCCGGCAAGGAAACCCGCAATATGGGCAACCCATGCGATGCCGCCGCCCGCACCACTGCCGAAATTAATCACCTGAGTGATAAACCAGAAGCCCAGCACGACCACGGCCGGGACATAGAAGATAAATACCCAGAAGAACCACACCAGCACGCGGGCCTTGGGATAGAGCAGGAAATACGCCCCCAAGACGCCTGCCAGCGCACCGGATGCGCCGATCATGGGGATTTCCGATTGGGTATCAAGCAGGCCATGGCCAAGCGCTGCAGCAATGCCACAGGCAAGATAAAAGATCAGAAAGCGGAAATGGCCCATCGAGTCTTCGACATTGTTCCCGAAGATCCAGAGATACAGCATATTACCGCCCAGATGCATCCAGCCGCCATGCATGAACATGGCCGAAAAGATCGACAGGAACCCGAAACCGGCCGGGAAGGGTGAAAAGCCCGGTGGCAGTTCGGCATGACCAAACAGCACGGCCGGGATGGCACCATATTGCAGGTTCACAAGCGTGGCTGCGCGCGGATCAAGGGTGACGGTCCCCAGAAACACCACGACATTGATCGCAATGATCGCATAGGTGACCCATGGCGTGATGGTGGTCGGGTTGTTGTCCTTGATCGGCAGCATTGGCTATATCTGTTGTCTGTGTCCTAAGTGGTACGGCGGGCAACGGGCTGCCGATCAGGCGACGACGGCCTGATCGCGCGGGGCAAGGCGATCACGCAGGTAGGCCGCCAGCTGGCGATATTCCAGCTTGCGGGCCGAACTGCGGCGCCAGACCATGCCGATGCGCCGGATCGGCACCGGATTTTCGAACGGAACGATTTTAAGCAGATCCGGCCGACGGGCTTCGACTTCAAGCGACATTTCCGGCAACAGTGTGGCGCCGATGCCAGCCCCGACCATCTGAACCAGGGTGGACAGACTGTTGGCCTGGAAATCAGCCGACTTGTTCCAGCCCGCCTTCTGACAGACTTCAAGCGCCTGATCGCGCAGGCAATGCCCGTCTTCAAGCAGCAGGAGCTTTTCATCCTTGATGTCGCTGATTTCGAGATGCTTTTTATGGGTCAGCGGATTGTTTGGCGCACAGGCAAAGACAAAGCGATCCTCGAACAACTCAAACTCTTCAAGCCAGTTTTCATCAATCGGAAGCGCAATCAGCGCAAGATCGAGTTTGCCAGCCATCAGAAGTTCCACCAGCTTGGCGGTTTGGTCTTCGCGCAGAAGCGGCTGCAATTTCGGGAAGCCCGCCTTGAGTGCGGCCATCACATCGGGCAACAGATAGGGGCCGATGGTGGGGATGACACCGATATGGATCGGGCCCGAAAGCGGGTCGGAGG from Thalassospira indica harbors:
- a CDS encoding zinc-dependent alcohol dehydrogenase family protein, coding for MRAAYFTDYQGPIEVQNVADPTPQNGGVVIKVEATGLCRSDWHGWMGHDSDVQVPHVPGHEFAGTIVAVGKDIKRWQEGDRVTVPFVSGCGHCPECHSGNHQVCDHQFQPGFTGWGSFAEYVAIDYADTNLVRLPDEMDFATAASLGCRFATSFRGVIDQGKVSAGQIVAVHGAGGVGLSAIMIAAAAGAYVIAVDIDDTKLDFAKEIGANAALNARAIDDIPAAIKDITRGGAHVSVDALGSAVTCFNSVASLRKRGKHIQIGLMTGDHAHAKVPMDRVVAHELEILGSHGMQAFRYDAMLDMILSGKLAPQKLIADRVTLAEGATALMNMDSFSSTGVTVIDRF
- a CDS encoding rhomboid family intramembrane serine protease, which produces MLPIKDNNPTTITPWVTYAIIAINVVVFLGTVTLDPRAATLVNLQYGAIPAVLFGHAELPPGFSPFPAGFGFLSIFSAMFMHGGWMHLGGNMLYLWIFGNNVEDSMGHFRFLIFYLACGIAAALGHGLLDTQSEIPMIGASGALAGVLGAYFLLYPKARVLVWFFWVFIFYVPAVVVLGFWFITQVINFGSGAGGGIAWVAHIAGFLAGVALIPLFKHRNVPLWHDGSPAPAFGIYRPGRKTRGSTSNIPPWAAAYEAERAAKRANMRRDQRGPWGKEGEERDASPWGRYQPKSSPKPKSKPSVGVPKVVRLHPDRNKDDT
- a CDS encoding LysR substrate-binding domain-containing protein — its product is MAAQPSIKQLKYLVALSETGHFGRAAETCFITQPSLSAAISELENLLGAQLVERNKRQVLMTPLGEEVVSRARNILQEVDELTTMAQAASDPLSGPIHIGVIPTIGPYLLPDVMAALKAGFPKLQPLLREDQTAKLVELLMAGKLDLALIALPIDENWLEEFELFEDRFVFACAPNNPLTHKKHLEISDIKDEKLLLLEDGHCLRDQALEVCQKAGWNKSADFQANSLSTLVQMVGAGIGATLLPEMSLEVEARRPDLLKIVPFENPVPIRRIGMVWRRSSARKLEYRQLAAYLRDRLAPRDQAVVA